A genome region from Paenibacillus pabuli includes the following:
- the ptsP gene encoding phosphoenolpyruvate--protein phosphotransferase gives MLNVSGIAASAGIAIAKAFILEHPDYSVEKRQINDVDAEIAKLDSALGKSQAELEAIKERTLQELGEKKAEIFASHLLILNDPELIDPVKAKIADEKVNAEFALNETASQFISMFENMKSAYLQERAADMRDVTKRVLNHLLGIDFMSPAEISEEVIVLAEDLTPSDTAQLNRQYVKGFATNIGGRTSHSAIMARSLEIPAVVGTKDILAQAKQGDMIIVDGLDGHVLVNPTDEVIAEYRSKQEQYDAQRAEWRKLRDEPTVTVDNVHVELAANIGTPNDVTGVLENGGEAVGLYRTEFLYMGRDKLPSEDIQYNAYKAVLEKMEGKPVVVRTLDIGGDKELPYLDLPKEMNPFLGFRAVRLCLDRLDIFRTQLRALLRASVHGNLRVMFPMIATLGEFREAKAVLLEEKEKLVAEGIAVSDSIQLGIMVEIPSTAVLADQFAKEVDFFSIGTNDLIQYTMAADRMNERVSYLYQPYNPAILRLVKMVIDAAHREGKWVGMCGEMAGDETAIPLLLGLGLDEFSMSATSILPARSQITKLSRADMQELAAKALDMQTAEQVVELVQSIKA, from the coding sequence ATGCTTAATGTTTCCGGGATCGCGGCTTCGGCGGGTATTGCTATCGCCAAGGCGTTTATCTTGGAGCATCCCGATTACTCTGTAGAAAAACGCCAAATCAACGACGTTGACGCAGAGATCGCGAAACTCGACTCAGCACTGGGCAAATCCCAGGCTGAGCTTGAGGCGATCAAAGAGCGTACTTTACAAGAGCTTGGCGAGAAGAAAGCTGAAATCTTTGCTTCCCATTTGCTCATTCTGAATGACCCGGAACTGATTGATCCGGTTAAAGCGAAAATTGCCGACGAAAAAGTGAATGCAGAATTTGCACTCAACGAAACGGCATCGCAATTTATCTCCATGTTTGAGAACATGAAGAGTGCCTACCTGCAGGAACGTGCTGCAGATATGCGTGACGTTACCAAACGTGTGCTGAATCACTTGCTTGGTATCGACTTCATGAGTCCGGCTGAGATCAGTGAAGAAGTGATTGTGCTGGCGGAGGATCTGACGCCTTCCGATACAGCTCAATTGAACCGTCAATATGTGAAAGGTTTTGCAACCAACATTGGTGGACGTACTTCCCACTCTGCAATCATGGCTCGTTCTCTTGAAATCCCGGCTGTTGTGGGAACCAAAGACATTCTGGCTCAAGCCAAACAAGGCGATATGATTATCGTTGACGGCTTGGACGGTCATGTTCTGGTTAATCCAACAGATGAGGTAATTGCTGAGTATCGTTCCAAACAGGAACAATATGATGCACAACGTGCCGAGTGGAGAAAACTGCGTGACGAACCAACCGTAACGGTGGATAACGTTCATGTGGAACTGGCAGCTAACATTGGTACGCCGAATGACGTTACTGGTGTTCTGGAGAACGGTGGAGAGGCTGTAGGCCTGTACCGTACCGAGTTCTTGTATATGGGCAGAGACAAGCTTCCTTCCGAGGATATTCAGTACAATGCTTACAAAGCCGTATTGGAAAAAATGGAAGGCAAACCGGTTGTGGTTCGTACACTCGATATCGGTGGAGACAAAGAGCTTCCATATCTGGATCTGCCAAAAGAAATGAATCCATTCCTTGGTTTCCGTGCAGTTCGTCTGTGTCTGGACCGTCTGGATATTTTCCGTACGCAATTGCGTGCATTGCTGCGTGCAAGCGTACATGGTAACCTGCGTGTCATGTTCCCAATGATCGCAACACTGGGTGAATTCCGTGAAGCAAAAGCTGTCCTGCTCGAAGAGAAGGAAAAGCTGGTAGCTGAAGGTATTGCTGTTTCCGACAGCATTCAACTGGGCATCATGGTCGAAATTCCTTCGACTGCAGTTCTTGCGGATCAATTCGCCAAAGAGGTTGATTTCTTCAGTATCGGAACGAACGATCTGATTCAATACACTATGGCAGCTGACCGTATGAACGAGCGTGTATCCTATCTGTACCAACCATACAACCCTGCTATTCTGCGTCTGGTGAAAATGGTCATCGATGCAGCACATCGCGAAGGTAAATGGGTTGGTATGTGTGGAGAGATGGCGGGAGACGAAACAGCAATTCCATTGCTGCTTGGTCTCGGACTGGATGAGTTCAGCATGAGCGCAACATCCATCCTGCCAGCTCGTAGCCAGATCACCAAGCTGTCCCGTGCGGACATGCAGGAACTGGCTGCTAAAGCGCTGGACATGCAAACTGCTGAGCAAGTGGTTGAATTGGTTCAAAGCATCAAAGCGTAA
- the gcvPB gene encoding aminomethyl-transferring glycine dehydrogenase subunit GcvPB — MKQVAQAASPAPEQSLIFELSSPGRVAYSLPECDVPRQDPESLIPREMLRSEAAALPEVFEVDVIRHYTALSRRNFGVDNGFYPLGSCTMKYNPKINEDVARYSGFAKIHPYQPESSIQGALELLYTLQKDLAGLTGMDAVTLQPAAGAHGEWTGLMMIRAYHEGRGEQRTKVIVPDSSHGTNPASATVAGFETVTIPSRADGLVDLAALRAAVGSDTAALMLTNPNTLGLFEKDIQEIASIVHQAGGLLYYDGANSNAIMGITRPGDMGFDVVHLNLHKTMSTPHGGGGPGAGPVGVKSRLIPFLPKPMVIKNDQGQYALDREGDQSIGRVKAYYGNFGILVRAYAYIRTYGPEGLRRVSECAVLNANYMMARLAPYYEIPYPGVCKHEFVMSGRGLKQYGVRTLDVAKRLLDFGYHPPTVYFPLNVEECIMIEPTETESKETLDGFIDTMIRIAKEAEETPELVLNAPYGTPVTRLDETTAARKPVLNCACS, encoded by the coding sequence ATGAAACAAGTGGCACAGGCAGCATCGCCTGCTCCAGAGCAATCGCTGATCTTTGAACTGAGCAGCCCGGGTCGTGTCGCTTACTCCCTGCCTGAATGCGATGTTCCGCGTCAAGATCCAGAGAGCTTGATTCCCCGGGAAATGCTGCGTTCGGAAGCAGCTGCACTGCCTGAGGTATTTGAAGTGGATGTCATTCGTCACTATACTGCGCTTTCCCGCCGCAACTTCGGGGTAGATAACGGATTTTATCCACTTGGCTCTTGTACGATGAAGTATAATCCGAAAATTAACGAAGATGTGGCTCGCTATAGCGGATTTGCCAAGATCCATCCGTATCAGCCTGAATCCAGCATCCAAGGTGCACTTGAGCTGCTCTACACGTTGCAAAAAGACCTTGCAGGTCTGACTGGCATGGACGCCGTGACCCTGCAACCTGCGGCTGGTGCACACGGTGAATGGACCGGCCTCATGATGATTCGTGCCTATCACGAAGGTCGTGGTGAACAGCGGACCAAAGTCATTGTGCCGGATTCTTCACATGGCACCAACCCCGCAAGTGCAACCGTGGCTGGCTTCGAGACGGTAACCATTCCCTCCCGTGCGGACGGTCTGGTCGATCTGGCTGCACTGCGTGCAGCCGTAGGTTCCGATACCGCAGCGTTGATGCTGACCAATCCAAATACCCTGGGATTGTTTGAAAAGGACATCCAGGAGATTGCTTCGATCGTGCATCAAGCTGGTGGCCTGCTCTATTATGATGGAGCCAACTCCAATGCCATTATGGGCATTACCCGTCCTGGTGATATGGGCTTCGATGTCGTGCATCTGAACTTGCACAAAACGATGAGCACCCCGCACGGCGGAGGAGGTCCTGGTGCGGGACCCGTCGGTGTAAAAAGCCGTCTGATCCCGTTCCTGCCGAAACCAATGGTGATCAAGAACGATCAGGGACAATACGCTTTGGATCGTGAAGGGGATCAATCGATCGGCCGAGTCAAAGCGTATTACGGCAACTTCGGTATTCTGGTACGCGCCTATGCTTACATTCGTACGTACGGACCAGAAGGCTTGCGCCGGGTATCCGAATGTGCCGTACTCAATGCCAACTATATGATGGCACGTCTTGCACCGTATTACGAGATTCCGTATCCAGGTGTATGTAAGCATGAATTTGTCATGTCTGGCCGGGGCCTGAAGCAATACGGCGTAAGAACATTGGATGTAGCCAAACGGCTGCTTGATTTTGGGTATCATCCGCCAACCGTCTACTTCCCGCTCAACGTAGAAGAATGCATCATGATTGAACCAACGGAAACGGAGAGCAAAGAAACGCTGGATGGCTTCATCGATACGATGATACGCATTGCCAAGGAAGCAGAAGAGACACCTGAACTGGTACTCAACGCACCCTATGGCACACCCGTTACTCGTCTGGATGAGACCACAGCGGCACGTAAACCTGTATTGAACTGCGCGTGCAGTTAA
- a CDS encoding HPr family phosphocarrier protein: MQQTFRITDEDGIHARPATALVNTANKFKGAESFAEANGKKVTLKSILGVLSLGLEQGDTISIIVEGEGEAEALQALTDVMVNEGLGEINA, from the coding sequence ATGCAACAAACATTCAGAATTACAGACGAAGATGGTATCCACGCACGTCCGGCGACAGCCCTGGTTAATACAGCTAACAAATTCAAAGGTGCAGAATCCTTTGCAGAAGCTAACGGTAAAAAAGTAACACTGAAATCCATCCTGGGCGTTTTGTCCCTCGGTCTGGAACAAGGCGACACCATCAGCATCATCGTTGAAGGCGAAGGCGAAGCTGAAGCTCTTCAAGCTCTGACTGACGTTATGGTTAATGAAGGGCTGGGCGAAATTAATGCTTAA